A region of Hoplias malabaricus isolate fHopMal1 chromosome 12, fHopMal1.hap1, whole genome shotgun sequence DNA encodes the following proteins:
- the tas2r201.1 gene encoding taste receptor, type 2, member 201, tandem duplicate 1: protein MIIPPQESERLKQPLNVLLGSLVGGNIAVHTCVIVFVYNNLVSFASKSSWFLFYYVLLEVLLFTMRTSVTSHLWLNVFYYCQIVPPRCFFFIWLKKNIKVFVYSALVMDRVFFSSSFISNLFYYSELDRLCYSVAEANSSLTCTKQNAKDSRLLVLSEIFMINYWLRLAYYLIRLCMMSASSCATILYLRRHMKSMEEGSSSFSSPRLQKQMRVTITGVIQAIFYFICSTWVICDGPLRMKLPNFDPERYIYCSVISLYTLCSTLILAIGQTIFRQRIVHFWQNLVEMTD from the coding sequence ATGATCATTCCACCTCAAGAATCAGAGCGGCTGAAACAACCTCTCAACGTTTTGCTTGGATCCCTGGTTGGGGGCAACATTGCTGTTCATACCTgcgttattgtttttgtttacaacaACCTCGTCTCCTTCGCATCTAAATCATCATGGTTTCTGTTTTACTATGTTTTGCTAGAGGTCTTGCTGTTTACAATGAGGACCAGCGTGACCTCCCACCTTTGGCTGAATGTATTCTACTACTGCCAGATTGTTCCACCTCGGTGTTTCTTTTTCATCTGGctgaagaaaaatataaaagtttttGTGTACTCTGCTCTGGTCATGGATAGAGTCTTCTTTTCATCCAGCTTTATTAGCAATTTATTCTATTATTCCGAACTCGATCGTTTGTGTTACAGTGTCGCAGAAGCTAATTCCAGTCTCACATGCACCAAACAGAATGCAAAAGACTCACGTTTACTGGTGCTGTCTGAGATATTTATGATAAATTACTGGTTAAGACTGGCTTATTACTTGATAAGACTTTGTATGATGTCTGCATCAAGCTGTGCAACTATTCTCTACTTGAGGAGACACATGAAGAGCATGGAGGAGGGCAGCAGCTCGTTCTCTTCTCCTCGTCTCCAGAAACAGATGAGAGTGACCATCACTGGCGTCATCCAGGCTATCTTTTATTTCATCTGCTCAACCTGGGTAATATGTGATGGACCTCTTCGAATGAAGTTACCCAATTTTGATCCAGAACGCTACATATATTGCAGTGTTATCTCTTTGTACACCCTTTGCTCAACCTTAATCCTGGCTATTGGTCAAACAATATTCAGACAAAGAATAGTTCATTTTTGGCAAAACCTTGTAGAAATGACTGACTGA
- the LOC136710450 gene encoding uncharacterized protein has protein sequence MNPNSSSYFSVAMSAKAFALVNVPSSAVSILLNIFFVYCMVVPQRGAEQLKNILKVLQGSLVACNITIHSCSILIVLCDFVIRDLTDVFMLYVLLHLIFYVMLYAMMTIVTSCHLKNTFYFCQIVPLQQSFFIWIKKNIRAFVYTALILNATFCLFCLAVDISSAIVVLNFLSGQINSTDEFSAVLNSLQISSNIELVDIFCRLGYMFLSIFVTLVSGSATVHYLWRHMKNVEESGLFSARLQRQMKMTIINITAQLLMNFLFSDGTVITEIVANFSAVFFDWNGYIICTLISLHSFVTTISMAVNQSAFRNGIVLVWQKFSRLLSLNN, from the coding sequence ATGAATCCCAACAGCTCGAGCTATTTCTCTGTGGCAATGAGTGCGAAAGCGTTTGCTTTAGTGAATGTGCCTTCTTCTGCTGTCAGCATTCTTCTGAACATCTTTTTTGTCTACTGCATGGTCGTTCCACAAAGAGGAGCAGAGCAGCTGAAAAACATCCTCAAGGTTTTACAGGGATCACTTGTTGCTTGCAACATTACCATTCATTCCTGCagcattttaattgttttatgtgACTTTGTCATACGTGACCTGACTGATGTTTTCATGTTATATGTTTTGCTTCATTTGATTTTTTATGTTATGTTGTATGCCATGATGACCATTGTTACTTCCTGCCACTTGAAGAATACGTTTTATTTCTGTCAAATTGTTCCTCTTCAGCAGTCCTTCTTCATCTGGATTAAGAAGAACATTAGAGCATTCGTATACACTGCTTTGATCTTAAATGCAaccttctgtttgttttgtttggcaGTGGACATTAGCAGTGCAATTGTGGTTTTAAATTTCTTATCAGGACAAATTAATTCCACAGATGAGTTTTCAGCAGTACTGAATTCCCTCCAAATAAGCTCTAACATAGAATTGGTGGACATATTTTGTAGGCTAGGCTACATGTTTCTCAGCATTTTTGTAACCTTGGTTTCGGGTTCTGCAACAGTTCACTACCTTTGGAGACACATGAAGAATGTGGAAGAGAGTGGCTTATTCTCTGCACGTCTGCAGAGACAGATGAAGATGACTATCATAAACATCACAGCACAGTTGCTCATGAATTTCCTCTTCTCAGATGGGACTGTAATCACTGAAATTGTAGCAAACTTTTCAGCAGTGTTTTTTGACTGGAATGGATATATCATCTGCACCCTAATCTCTTTGCACTCTTTTGTGACGACCATTAGCATGGCTGTTAATCAGTCAGCGTTCCGGAACGGTATAGTTCTTGTTTGGCAAAAATTCTCCAGACTCTTGTCACTAAATAATTAA